One Kitasatospora sp. NBC_01266 genomic window carries:
- a CDS encoding carbon-nitrogen hydrolase family protein, whose protein sequence is MTSSRPSQPFPLPAHPLRIATAQAPVVRGAVEANAAQAAALIERAAADGVRLVLFAEKFLTGYEPELIASDPARYTVTEDDPRLAPIAAACRAGGTAAVVGAATRDAAGVLRISALVFGPDGVLAARYDKQHQFGSEPEVFAAGTAGCTVELAGWQLGLGVCYDSGFPEHARTAALDGCHAYLVGALFSRGGGRQQVDTWFPARAIDNTVYVLLANHIGHTGGMDTCGHSAGWGPDGRLLSALGETETGLAVVDLDPARLREVREDLRMLSDIKGRDAAAAGARSRVRLG, encoded by the coding sequence ATGACGTCCTCCCGGCCCTCCCAGCCGTTCCCGCTGCCCGCCCACCCGCTGCGGATCGCCACCGCCCAGGCCCCCGTGGTCCGGGGTGCGGTGGAGGCCAATGCGGCCCAGGCCGCCGCCCTGATCGAGCGGGCCGCCGCCGACGGGGTGCGGCTGGTGCTGTTCGCCGAGAAGTTCCTCACCGGGTACGAGCCCGAGCTGATCGCGAGTGATCCGGCCCGCTACACCGTGACCGAGGACGACCCGCGGCTGGCCCCCATCGCCGCCGCCTGCCGGGCGGGCGGCACCGCCGCCGTGGTCGGCGCGGCGACCCGGGACGCGGCCGGGGTGCTGCGGATCTCCGCGCTGGTCTTCGGGCCGGACGGCGTGCTCGCCGCCCGGTACGACAAGCAGCACCAGTTCGGCAGCGAGCCCGAGGTCTTCGCCGCCGGCACGGCCGGTTGCACGGTCGAGCTGGCCGGCTGGCAGCTGGGCCTGGGCGTCTGCTACGACTCGGGCTTCCCCGAGCACGCCCGGACCGCCGCGCTGGACGGCTGCCACGCCTACCTGGTCGGTGCGCTGTTCAGCCGGGGCGGCGGGCGGCAGCAGGTCGACACCTGGTTCCCGGCCCGCGCGATCGACAACACCGTCTACGTGCTGCTGGCCAACCACATCGGGCACACCGGCGGGATGGACACCTGCGGGCACAGCGCCGGCTGGGGCCCCGACGGGCGGCTGCTCAGCGCGCTGGGCGAGACGGAGACCGGGCTCGCGGTCGTCGACCTCGACCCGGCACGGCTGCGCGAGGTGCGGGAGGACCTGCGGATGCTGAGCGACATCAAGGGACGGGACGCGGCGGCGGCCGGCGCGCGCTCACGGGTGCGGCTGGGCTGA
- a CDS encoding sigma-70 family RNA polymerase sigma factor yields MATRAVVRDRADRTRTARPTNLEADRDLVGMYLDEIARTPLLDAAEEVELSLRIEAGVYAQHLLDAADDHGVALPGGSTREELEAIAADAERAKDVFIRSNLRLVVAVARRYPRSGLPLLDLIQEGNAGLVRAVEKFDYAKGFKFSTYATWWIRQAITRSIADQSRTIRLPVHLVEELGRIRRVQREKSKELGREAEPAEIAAELDTTEARIKDVLDWARDPVSLNMAVDDEGETQFGDLVEDTGAVSPEDAVMVMLRREELDDLIGRLDDRTASIIRSRYGMEDGRERTLTEVGKQHGLTRERIRQIEKHALAELKKIAGHAGFEAA; encoded by the coding sequence ATGGCCACCCGTGCCGTCGTTCGCGACAGGGCCGACCGGACTCGTACGGCCCGCCCGACCAACCTCGAGGCCGACCGCGACCTGGTCGGTATGTACCTCGACGAAATCGCCAGGACTCCCCTCCTCGATGCCGCCGAGGAGGTCGAGCTGTCGCTGCGCATCGAAGCCGGCGTCTACGCCCAACACCTGCTGGACGCGGCCGATGACCACGGGGTCGCACTCCCCGGGGGCAGCACCCGCGAGGAGTTGGAGGCGATAGCCGCCGATGCCGAGCGGGCGAAGGACGTCTTCATCCGCTCCAACCTGCGGCTGGTGGTCGCCGTTGCCCGGCGCTACCCGCGCAGCGGGTTGCCGCTGCTCGACCTGATCCAGGAGGGCAACGCCGGCCTGGTCCGCGCGGTGGAGAAGTTCGACTACGCCAAGGGCTTCAAGTTCTCGACCTACGCGACCTGGTGGATCCGCCAGGCGATCACCCGCTCGATCGCCGACCAGTCCCGCACCATCCGGCTGCCCGTCCACCTGGTCGAGGAGCTGGGCCGGATCCGGCGGGTCCAGCGGGAGAAGTCCAAGGAGCTGGGCCGCGAGGCCGAGCCGGCCGAGATCGCGGCCGAGTTGGACACCACCGAGGCCCGGATCAAGGACGTGCTCGACTGGGCCCGCGACCCGGTCAGCCTCAACATGGCGGTGGACGACGAGGGCGAGACCCAGTTCGGCGACCTGGTCGAGGACACCGGCGCGGTCTCCCCGGAGGACGCCGTGATGGTGATGCTCCGCCGCGAGGAGCTGGACGACCTGATCGGCCGCCTCGACGACCGCACCGCCTCGATCATCCGCTCCCGCTACGGCATGGAGGACGGTCGCGAGCGCACCCTGACCGAGGTGGGCAAGCAGCACGGCCTGACCCGCGAGCGGATCCGCCAGATCGAGAAGCACGCCCTGGCGGAGCTGAAGAAGATCGCCGGACACGCCGGTTTCGAAGCCGCCTGA
- the murJ gene encoding murein biosynthesis integral membrane protein MurJ has protein sequence MTTHTAGEPYGSYGPPESYGSAQPYPATPTQGQPDPEQNGQQQGYPQNPYQQAPQEYGTPGQEYAGQGQAYGQAPQDYGQQQGYGQPQEYPQNPYQQQDPYQQSYEQPQAAYQQPYEQQSYEQQSYGQQAYGQQQAPYGGPDGYGQVPGQQSAEQAVPEQYFAGHYREPEPYVVSEPYTLPPDYGMPQLFGDPPTMSLSLRAIESYAPPAPGQLPQQREPSEGEQQSAPSEEAAANRNGLIMAIGTMGSRALGFVRSAMLAYALGVKDVAATFNIANTLPNIVFTMLIGGALSSVFVPELVKAARTHKDGGVAYTDRLLTLCTVALVALTAVAVFAAPLLVSIYAPDWHGAQRDLTIALARYCLPEILFYGLFTLLGQVLNARGKFAAMMWAPALNNIVAIAVFGLYAVIGGQAASAGKVTSGQTAILGIGTTLGVVVQTLGMLPSLKAAKFRWRPRFDWRGAGLGQPLRAASWALLLVVVTQVAATVITALTTSIDSGASNAAYTNAYALFVVPQGVITISLVTAILPQMARASDEGDLPKIGADLSRVLRNSAAMIIPITMLFIAFAGQICGLAYGYGAGSQGISLISYSLLAFAIGIPFFCAQYALARGFYAMSDARTPFWLTAVAAGTNVLFSYLAFEMLGSHWKVVGMAAAQTLACVVNMVITGRALAKRLRTLPPAPEDPEARARVLRASLTNRTGSGLEGRRVFGLHLGLVLACLPGALVGHFLASAIGGMLGGGFFGNLFGLGVGSVVVLASLFVLAKPFGAAAAVAPLARRLRLPYPQTPEPGNGRRRRR, from the coding sequence ATGACCACGCACACGGCGGGCGAGCCCTACGGTTCGTACGGCCCGCCCGAGTCGTACGGGTCGGCGCAGCCGTACCCGGCGACGCCGACGCAGGGTCAGCCGGATCCGGAGCAGAACGGGCAGCAGCAGGGGTACCCGCAGAACCCGTACCAGCAGGCGCCGCAGGAGTACGGCACGCCCGGGCAGGAGTACGCCGGACAGGGTCAGGCGTACGGACAGGCCCCGCAGGACTACGGGCAGCAGCAGGGCTACGGACAGCCGCAGGAGTACCCGCAGAACCCGTACCAGCAGCAGGACCCCTACCAGCAGTCGTACGAGCAGCCGCAGGCCGCCTACCAGCAGCCGTACGAACAGCAGTCGTACGAGCAGCAGTCGTACGGGCAGCAGGCGTACGGGCAGCAGCAGGCGCCGTACGGCGGGCCCGACGGCTACGGCCAGGTCCCCGGGCAGCAGTCCGCCGAGCAGGCCGTTCCCGAGCAGTATTTCGCCGGCCACTACCGGGAGCCGGAGCCGTACGTGGTCTCCGAGCCCTACACGCTGCCGCCCGACTACGGGATGCCGCAGCTCTTCGGCGACCCGCCGACCATGTCGCTGTCGCTGCGGGCGATCGAGTCGTACGCGCCACCGGCCCCCGGGCAGCTGCCGCAGCAGCGCGAGCCGAGCGAGGGCGAGCAGCAGTCCGCGCCGTCCGAGGAGGCGGCGGCCAACCGCAACGGGCTGATCATGGCGATCGGCACGATGGGTTCACGGGCGCTCGGCTTCGTGCGCAGCGCGATGCTCGCCTACGCGCTCGGCGTCAAGGACGTGGCGGCGACCTTCAACATCGCCAACACGCTGCCGAACATCGTCTTCACCATGCTGATCGGCGGTGCGCTCAGCTCGGTCTTCGTGCCCGAGCTGGTGAAGGCCGCGCGGACCCACAAGGACGGCGGCGTCGCCTACACCGACCGGCTGCTCACGCTGTGCACGGTGGCCCTGGTGGCGCTGACGGCGGTGGCGGTCTTCGCCGCGCCGCTCCTGGTCAGCATCTACGCACCGGACTGGCACGGGGCACAGCGCGACCTGACCATCGCGCTCGCCCGGTACTGCCTGCCCGAGATCCTCTTCTACGGTCTGTTCACCCTGCTCGGCCAGGTGCTCAACGCCCGTGGCAAGTTCGCCGCGATGATGTGGGCGCCCGCGCTGAACAACATCGTCGCGATCGCGGTCTTCGGCCTCTACGCCGTGATCGGCGGCCAGGCCGCATCGGCCGGGAAGGTGACCTCGGGGCAGACGGCGATCCTGGGCATCGGCACCACGCTGGGCGTGGTGGTGCAGACCCTGGGCATGCTGCCCTCGCTCAAGGCGGCCAAGTTCCGCTGGCGGCCCCGCTTCGACTGGCGCGGCGCGGGACTCGGCCAGCCGCTGCGGGCGGCGAGCTGGGCCCTGCTGCTCGTGGTGGTCACCCAGGTGGCAGCCACCGTGATCACCGCCCTGACCACCAGCATCGACTCCGGTGCCAGCAACGCGGCCTACACCAATGCCTACGCGCTCTTCGTGGTCCCGCAGGGTGTCATCACCATCTCGCTGGTGACCGCGATCCTGCCGCAGATGGCCCGGGCGTCGGACGAAGGCGACCTGCCGAAGATCGGTGCGGACCTGTCCCGGGTGCTGCGGAACTCGGCGGCGATGATCATTCCGATCACCATGCTCTTCATCGCGTTCGCCGGCCAGATCTGCGGTCTCGCCTACGGCTACGGGGCCGGCTCCCAGGGCATCTCGCTGATCAGCTACTCGCTGCTGGCGTTCGCGATCGGCATCCCGTTCTTCTGCGCGCAGTACGCGCTCGCCCGCGGCTTCTACGCGATGAGCGACGCGCGCACCCCGTTCTGGCTGACCGCGGTGGCCGCCGGCACCAACGTGCTGTTCTCCTACCTCGCGTTCGAGATGCTCGGTTCGCACTGGAAGGTCGTCGGCATGGCGGCCGCGCAGACGCTGGCCTGCGTGGTCAACATGGTGATCACCGGCCGCGCGCTGGCCAAGCGCCTGCGGACGCTGCCGCCCGCGCCCGAGGACCCGGAGGCCCGCGCCCGGGTGCTGCGCGCCTCGCTCACCAACCGGACGGGCAGCGGCCTGGAGGGCCGCCGCGTCTTCGGGCTGCACCTGGGGCTGGTGTTGGCCTGCCTGCCCGGTGCGCTGGTGGGGCACTTCCTGGCGAGTGCGATCGGCGGGATGCTCGGTGGCGGGTTCTTCGGCAACCTGTTCGGCCTCGGTGTCGGCTCGGTGGTCGTGCTGGCCTCGCTCTTCGTGCTGGCCAAGCCGTTCGGCGCCGCCGCGGCCGTCGCGCCGCTGGCCCGTCGGCTGCGGCTGCCCTACCCGCAGACCCCGGAACCGGGCAACGGTCGGCGCCGGCGGCGGTAG
- a CDS encoding PucR family transcriptional regulator — protein sequence MIVSDLLDVADLRLRLAWGPSELLERRVTGVTSTDLQDPARYLQPGELVLSGLVWWQPDHPAAQARALRFATSLRSAGVAALLAGEGTHGEVPAGLVEACRVHGIPLFSVPARTSFRAVTDRVYLRLWGDLRAQSAEAVAVPEGARRELVELMYAGAPAAEVLERAVSRLGCGPCSLVTASGRAVATSAGAVAPDPETVRPALPGPAGAPGHAPVALPIGKGGDTPFDGWYLYPHSAGPGQAALLHGLADVLAVLWTRSRGEAADRHRAAGRLAGLLTGTALVHAAELDEALASCGLPADGPLVPVTARIDGLDLPWAADALAEALRSAHGELSGDVSGEVSGEASGGAFAVGADESGGAVAVVAGQDPARLTAALREVWPRLQSRLPERHLLRLGVGPRALRPASELAAGLRQARYALDAAAADHPRACSVGASAELDTVAALVRGIPAEVAAAFRHRLLDPLTEHDRHTGGALLGTLVSFLDHDCSWARTAEALHVHVNTVHYRIRRIEELTGRDLGRLDDRLDLRAALLCAPATER from the coding sequence GTGATCGTCTCTGATCTCCTGGATGTGGCGGACCTGCGGCTGCGGCTGGCCTGGGGCCCGTCCGAACTGCTGGAGCGGCGGGTCACCGGGGTCACCTCCACGGACCTCCAGGACCCGGCCCGCTACCTGCAGCCCGGCGAACTGGTGCTCTCCGGGCTGGTCTGGTGGCAGCCGGACCACCCCGCCGCCCAGGCCCGCGCGCTGCGCTTCGCCACCTCGCTGCGCAGCGCCGGGGTGGCCGCGCTGCTGGCGGGGGAGGGCACCCATGGCGAGGTGCCGGCGGGGTTGGTCGAGGCGTGCCGGGTGCACGGGATCCCGCTGTTCTCGGTGCCGGCCCGGACGAGCTTCCGGGCGGTGACCGACCGGGTCTACCTGCGGCTCTGGGGCGACCTGCGGGCCCAGTCGGCCGAGGCGGTGGCGGTGCCGGAGGGGGCCCGGCGCGAACTGGTCGAGCTGATGTACGCGGGCGCGCCGGCGGCCGAGGTGCTGGAGCGCGCGGTCTCCCGGCTCGGCTGCGGCCCCTGCTCGCTGGTCACCGCCTCCGGACGCGCCGTCGCCACCTCGGCCGGCGCCGTGGCCCCGGACCCGGAGACCGTCCGGCCCGCCCTGCCCGGCCCCGCCGGTGCTCCCGGCCACGCCCCGGTGGCACTACCGATCGGCAAGGGCGGCGACACACCGTTCGACGGCTGGTACCTCTACCCGCACTCCGCCGGTCCGGGTCAGGCCGCCCTGCTGCACGGACTCGCGGACGTCCTGGCGGTGCTGTGGACCCGCAGCCGTGGCGAGGCCGCCGACCGGCACCGCGCGGCCGGGCGGCTGGCGGGTCTGCTGACCGGCACGGCGCTCGTGCACGCCGCCGAACTGGATGAGGCGCTGGCCTCCTGCGGCCTGCCCGCCGACGGCCCGCTGGTCCCGGTCACCGCCCGGATCGACGGTCTGGACCTGCCCTGGGCGGCGGACGCGCTGGCCGAGGCGCTGCGCTCGGCGCACGGCGAGCTGTCCGGCGACGTGTCGGGCGAGGTGTCGGGCGAGGCGTCGGGCGGGGCGTTCGCGGTCGGTGCCGACGAGAGTGGTGGAGCGGTCGCCGTGGTGGCCGGCCAGGACCCGGCGCGGCTGACGGCCGCCCTGCGCGAGGTCTGGCCCCGGCTGCAGTCCCGGCTGCCCGAGCGCCACCTGCTGCGGCTGGGGGTCGGCCCGCGCGCCCTGCGACCGGCGAGTGAACTGGCAGCCGGCCTGCGCCAGGCCCGGTACGCCCTGGACGCCGCTGCCGCCGACCACCCGCGGGCCTGCTCGGTGGGGGCCAGCGCCGAGTTGGACACCGTGGCCGCCCTGGTCCGCGGCATCCCGGCCGAGGTGGCCGCGGCCTTCCGCCACCGCCTGCTCGACCCGCTCACCGAGCACGACCGCCACACCGGCGGCGCGCTGCTGGGCACCCTGGTCAGCTTCCTCGACCACGACTGCTCCTGGGCCCGGACGGCCGAGGCGCTGCACGTCCACGTGAACACCGTGCACTACCGGATCCGCCGGATCGAGGAGCTGACCGGTCGCGACCTCGGCAGGCTGGACGACCGCCTCGACCTGCGCGCGGCCCTGCTCTGCGCCCCGGCCACGGAGCGGTGA
- a CDS encoding phosphatase PAP2 family protein produces the protein MHLTSSPDRPVWDPRRMPRTGLPRYAAIALGALALFAALLALVDGGWGPLAHLDHGWAAALHGFAGRHTAWTASLQTTSTLGGPLVMRTLLALAAAWLWAIGARTLAGWTAAQALVGWGVEAAAKVLVDRPRPSWPDPVAHAAGAAFPSGHAMASAITAATLVALVWPRADRAARIACCVLAALGTVLVGFTRIGLGVHWPSDVLGGWLLAGAVLGGTTVAVELWRPGALSRDVRRVDWRTRPRVQSVLAPAVPFPERAPGEGFGHQDRLGRGFGGEFDDRFDTPAPDGS, from the coding sequence ATGCACCTGACCAGTAGCCCCGATCGCCCCGTCTGGGACCCGCGGCGCATGCCGCGCACCGGGCTCCCGCGTTACGCGGCGATCGCGCTCGGCGCCCTCGCGCTCTTCGCGGCGCTGCTCGCCCTGGTCGACGGCGGCTGGGGCCCGCTGGCCCACCTCGACCACGGCTGGGCCGCGGCGCTGCACGGCTTCGCCGGCCGGCACACCGCGTGGACCGCCTCGCTGCAGACCACCAGCACGCTCGGCGGACCGCTGGTGATGCGCACCCTGCTCGCACTGGCCGCCGCCTGGCTCTGGGCGATCGGCGCGCGGACCCTGGCGGGCTGGACCGCCGCGCAGGCGCTGGTGGGCTGGGGCGTCGAGGCGGCCGCCAAGGTGCTGGTCGACCGGCCCAGGCCGAGCTGGCCCGACCCGGTGGCGCACGCCGCCGGCGCCGCCTTCCCCTCCGGACACGCGATGGCCTCGGCGATCACCGCGGCCACCCTGGTCGCCCTGGTCTGGCCCCGGGCCGACCGCGCGGCCCGGATCGCCTGCTGCGTGCTGGCCGCGCTGGGCACCGTGCTGGTCGGCTTCACCCGGATCGGGCTCGGCGTGCACTGGCCGAGCGACGTGCTCGGCGGCTGGCTCCTGGCGGGTGCGGTGCTCGGCGGGACCACGGTGGCGGTCGAGCTGTGGCGGCCCGGTGCGTTGTCGCGCGATGTGCGACGGGTGGACTGGCGCACCAGACCGCGGGTGCAGAGCGTGCTGGCCCCCGCGGTGCCGTTCCCGGAACGGGCTCCGGGCGAGGGGTTCGGCCACCAGGACCGGCTCGGCCGCGGCTTCGGCGGCGAGTTCGACGACAGGTTCGACACCCCGGCTCCTGACGGCTCGTGA
- the pcaB gene encoding 3-carboxy-cis,cis-muconate cycloisomerase, producing MDTSADATPAAGIDLDSGLLSPVRAGTPVEPVTGDRAWLQAMLDAEAGLARAQARLGTVPWAAAAAIGRLAQAERLDLVSLARQGREAANPVVGLVRALTAVVAAETPEAAEYVHRGSTSQDVLDTGAMLVAQRAIRVILPDLDRTLVALAALADAHRDTAMAGRTLALHAVPTTFGLKAAGWYELVRTARERLAALAEGGLPVQLGGAAGTLAGYLEYARGVAEGPAGRADYARRLTETYAAEVGLAVPVLPWHVLRTPIADLGAACALLTGALGKIAVDVQSLGRTEVGELAEPAVAGRGRSSAMPHKRNPVLATLIRSAALQVPVLSAGLAQCLIAEDERSAGAWHAEWQLLRECLRLAGGAAHLAAELTEGLEVRPERMRANLELTAGQLVSERIAAVLAPLLGRTTAQELLNQAAATAARDGRTLGEVLGGLPEVRAELTEAALAELLDPTRYTGVAAALAVRATRPSDPA from the coding sequence ATGGACACCAGCGCCGACGCCACTCCGGCCGCCGGGATCGACCTCGACTCCGGCCTGCTCTCGCCCGTGCGGGCCGGCACACCCGTGGAGCCGGTGACCGGCGACCGGGCCTGGCTGCAGGCGATGCTGGACGCCGAGGCGGGGCTGGCCCGGGCGCAGGCCCGGCTCGGCACGGTGCCCTGGGCCGCCGCCGCCGCGATCGGGCGCCTCGCGCAGGCGGAGCGGCTGGACCTGGTGTCGCTGGCCCGGCAGGGGCGGGAGGCCGCCAACCCCGTGGTCGGGCTGGTCCGGGCGCTCACCGCCGTGGTCGCGGCCGAGACGCCGGAGGCCGCCGAGTACGTGCACCGCGGCTCGACCAGCCAGGACGTGCTGGACACCGGCGCGATGCTGGTCGCGCAGCGGGCGATCCGGGTGATCCTGCCCGATCTGGACCGCACGCTCGTCGCCCTCGCCGCGCTGGCCGACGCGCACCGGGACACCGCGATGGCCGGCCGCACCCTGGCGCTGCACGCGGTGCCGACCACCTTCGGGCTCAAGGCGGCCGGCTGGTACGAGCTGGTGCGCACCGCCCGGGAGCGGCTGGCGGCCTTGGCCGAGGGCGGGCTGCCGGTCCAACTCGGCGGTGCGGCAGGAACCTTGGCGGGCTATCTGGAGTACGCGCGGGGCGTCGCCGAGGGTCCGGCGGGCCGGGCCGACTACGCGCGCCGGCTGACCGAGACCTACGCCGCCGAGGTCGGCCTGGCCGTCCCCGTGCTGCCCTGGCACGTGCTGCGCACCCCGATCGCCGACCTGGGTGCCGCCTGCGCGCTGCTGACCGGCGCGCTCGGCAAGATCGCGGTGGACGTGCAGTCGCTGGGTCGCACGGAGGTCGGTGAGCTCGCCGAACCCGCCGTCGCCGGACGCGGTCGCTCCTCCGCGATGCCGCACAAGCGCAACCCGGTGCTGGCCACCCTGATCCGCTCGGCGGCCCTGCAAGTCCCGGTGCTCTCCGCCGGGTTGGCGCAGTGCCTGATCGCCGAGGACGAGCGCTCGGCCGGTGCCTGGCACGCCGAATGGCAACTGCTGCGCGAGTGCCTGCGGTTGGCGGGCGGCGCCGCGCATCTGGCCGCCGAGCTGACCGAGGGGCTGGAGGTGCGACCCGAACGGATGCGCGCCAACCTGGAACTGACGGCAGGTCAGCTGGTCTCGGAGCGGATCGCCGCCGTGCTCGCCCCACTGCTCGGCCGCACCACCGCCCAGGAGCTCCTCAACCAGGCCGCCGCCACCGCCGCCCGCGACGGCCGCACCCTGGGCGAGGTGCTCGGCGGCCTGCCCGAGGTCCGCGCCGAACTCACCGAGGCTGCCCTGGCCGAGCTGCTCGACCCCACCCGCTACACCGGCGTGGCCGCCGCCCTGGCCGTCCGTGCCACCCGCCCCAGCGACCCCGCCTGA